A genomic stretch from Methanosarcinales archaeon includes:
- a CDS encoding glycosyltransferase family 4 protein yields the protein MFYKNQHVHSLYNFVVRNDGRDMKNIPENMIFTGYTHDVKAALSASDIFFFPSIHETQGLAIVEAAANNRSIVTRDLPVFKEWLTHGHNCLMGTCVDDFAARLGGGSS from the coding sequence ATGTTTTATAAGAACCAGCATGTACACAGTCTTTACAATTTTGTTGTCAGGAATGATGGCAGGGATATGAAGAATATACCTGAGAATATGATCTTTACAGGTTATACACATGATGTTAAGGCAGCTCTGTCTGCCAGTGATATATTCTTCTTTCCTTCCATACATGAGACTCAGGGTCTTGCTATTGTTGAAGCAGCAGCCAATAACCGATCAATTGTTACAAGGGATCTGCCTGTATTCAAAGAATGGCTTACCCACGGGCATAACTGCCTGATGGGGACATGTGTCGATGATTTTGCAGCCAGATTAGGGGGGGGAAGCTCATAA